CTggggaggactggatcttgtCCTTCCAGGGTAATGTCGGTATCCCGTTCTCCAACCGAGGAGTCTAGCTCAATGCCTAAGAGAGCCAAGATGGGCATCCCGTTAGTGTTGGGTTTTTCAGATGAAGACAAAGTTGGaaccatacaaccccatgatgatgctcttGTGGTTACGCTGAGAATTGGCAGGTACGATGTGAAAAGGGTGGTGATTGACCAAGGCAGTGTTGCTAATATAATGTACCCTGACTTGTATAGGGGGCTAAATTTGAAACCTGAGAACTTGGTGGCCTACAGTTCTCCTCTggtgagttttgagggaagaATGGTCGTCCCAAAGGGTCAGATCAGATTACCTGTGCAGACCGGtacggatgtggtggaggtggacttcatcgTCGTAGATGTTTTCTCTCCATACACGGCCATTAtaggcagaccttggcttcatacccTGGGGGCTGTCTCCTCTACTCTACACTAGAAGATGAAGTATCCATCCGGAGACCGGGTTCTGGAGATAGTAGGAAGTCAAACTACAGTCCGACAATGTTTGGTAGCGGCTATCCAACATTGGCCTGAGGCGGAGACCTCGGCCACCGCTGATAATGGTTTATAGCAGTCAGAGACCCCGGCGTTACCCTTCAGTAGACCAGCCGACGAGGCGAGATGCGAAGATTTGGAAAGGGTAACCGTTGGTGATGATTCGAAGAAGTTCTTTCAGATTGGAGCTAAACTGCCTCTACAGGAGAGAGAGCAATTGGTTGAATTCCTCagagaaaatgttgatgtgttcaCGTGGAGTGCGTATGAGGCCTCGGGTATAGACCCGAGTTTCATCTGTCATCATATAAATGTTAATCCTTCCGTCACCCCAAAGAGACAACCACCTCAGCGTCCATTAAAAGAGCACGCTGAGGCTGTCAGAAATGAAGTGACCAAGCTCAAgcaggcaggggctatcaaggaagttttttatccccaatggttggccaacacggtggtggtgaaaaagaagaccgggaaatggcgagtgtgcgtggacttcacagacctcaataaggcttgtcctaaggatcctttccctatgcctcggataaaccagttggtggatgcaacagtagggcatcctcggatgagctttttAAATACCTTctaaggatatcaccaaataccgttagCATTGGACGATCTAGAGAAGACAACTTTTGTTACCCCCATTGGAAACTATCActataaagtgatgcccttt
The Quercus lobata isolate SW786 chromosome 10, ValleyOak3.0 Primary Assembly, whole genome shotgun sequence DNA segment above includes these coding regions:
- the LOC115965088 gene encoding uncharacterized protein LOC115965088, with amino-acid sequence MSVSRSPTEESSSMPKRAKMGIPLVLGFSDEDKVGTIQPHDDALVVTLRIGRYDVKRVVIDQGSVANIMYPDLYRGLNLKPENLVAYSSPLVSFEGRMVVPKGQIRLPVQTGTDVVEVDFIVVDVFSPYTAIIGRPWLHTLGAVSSTLH